The sequence TCAATTCAGTTATCAGAGAGCACAGCCAGCCCGACTATGAGGAGAAGCGGAAGTCATACGACCATCCGACTTTTTTCCACGACATACTCGACAGCAACCTTCCGCCCGAGGAGAAAGGTCCCGAACGACTAGCGCAAGAAATCCAAGGAGTTATCGGTGCTGGCTCCGAAACAGTTGCGAAAACACTTACGTGGCTGACTTACTATCTGCTTGAAAACAAGGATAAAATGGACAAGCTGCTTGAAGAACTGAATAGACTCGATCCAGATCGAACTGCAACTGTTGTGGACTTGGAGAAGATGCCGTACCTGGTAAGCTCTGCTGCAACACCTGATTCGAAAGGAAGGCTTTCTGACTATGGATTATCAGACATCAGTAATGCTTGAAGCCCTTCGGTATGTTGGCGTCATCTGTAACCCCTACTTTCCAGTATCCACTGATCAAGGTATAGGATTTCATATGGTGTTAGCTCTCGGCTGCAAAGAATTTGCCCCGATCGTGATCTCCAGTACAAGGAATGGTCTATTCCAGCAGGCGTAAGGTCACCCCGTCTGTTTAACTATATTTCCAGCTGCTTATCATCGAACCAGACTCCTGTGGGTATGACAAGCGTGATGATGCATCACAATGAAGATATTTTCCCAGATTCATACAATTTTGTCCCCGAGAGATGGCTTGACCCCGACCGACGAAAGTACCTGGAAAGATATCTCGTCGCGTTCAGCAAAGGATCCCGCCAATGTGTTGGAATCAAGTACGTGTCTTCCCACGTTTCTCATTCGTCCAATACCTTCTAATCAACTTCCAACAGCCTGGCAAGAGCCGAACTTCTCCTTGCCATCTCCAAGATTTTCCGCGAACTGAAGTTTGAACTATTCGAGACCACTCGTGAGGATGTGACTCTGAAGCATGatctttttctccctttcccTAAAGTGGGTAGCAAGGGTGTGCGTGTCCTTGTTGTGGACTGAAGAATTATCTCTCTTTGTAAATATGACTTAGCTAGGCGTTTTGTTGTGAGATGTAGTCGGTGGGAGTAATTTTATGTAGGTACCTACTCTTTATGATCCTTAACTATAATGGATATCTGGGGAAGAAGCTCAGAAGATGTGTACTCGCGTGGAGGTGAGAATGTGTGCACTGGAATCTCGGGAATTTTTTTGACTCGTTTATCCATTCTGAAGTGACTTTCGTGCACTGCTTCGGGTAATATAATTACGAATATCTTtatctcctttttttttttttcttttttttttcttctgtttcAGCAGGGCCTCTTCGGGTGGGAAGCGCGCAGCTTTCTTGAGGTTGTTGAACCAAAAAggaacagaaaagaaaagaaaagaagagaaagaaaccGCCGGAGCTCTCCGGTATTTGATAACCAGTTGAACTTCAACGTCATTAGGGCGTCTCAGGTTATTATCTCGATAATTCCCTTTTGTCCCGATGCTTTCAGGCTAGGATCGATCAAATTAATGAGGGAGTTTCCTGAGCCAAGGATAACTGGGAGCATCGAAGCGCAGACGCAAATGTCCCAACAGCACAATGGAGGCACCGCTGGATGTCGTGGTGATCGGGGTTCGTCAGCCGTCCCGGAAGATCGCCCTGCAGCCCACAGGGCCGATTCACACCATCTTTCTTATCGTCGTGCAGCGCCGACAAGGGTTGATTGGAGGGGCGGAAGTTTCATCATGCCGGCTTCAACCACCACTTTTATATGTCCAACCCCGCCTTCATCTTAGCAGCGGCCTGCCACGAAGGTATTCATTCAAAAGACATGGGAATCGCACGATGGACACCCTCAGCCTCTACCGGCCCGGACGATAGTTAAAAAGAATGCACGCCTTGTCTCGGGCGCTCCGTTCGTTTCCGTTGCGGAAGACTATTTAAGTTCAACCCCGTTTGCCCCTCGCTTATTAATCGGGGCTGCGAGAATGCCGAACGCCAAAGCGAAGGATTTATCATCATCTGCGGCTGGTTTCTCGTAGGCAGAACCCCGATTACTCTTTTTAATATCCCCTCATGGCGATACAGGTGCTCTTTGCATTTCGTCAAGTCTCCCCGAAAGCGCCATCGTAGCCACGCGTGTTGAGTGCTTTCCGTCTGATATTGCGCCATGGGGCTGCTGTACGTATTCTCGGtcctccccctcccctcTCCCCCCTCCCTCATCCCCCTCCTCCACCCTTTTTTCGTGAAAAAACCCAGGTCCGGATAAGCAGGTTCATCGAGCTGACACGCAATTGTTTTGTGCTACAGGGCTCTCGGGACGCCCCTGCCGTGGCCGGAGGCGAAGAAGAGAGCGACGCAAGTCAGACGGTGGGGAATCGAGGTATCCCCGGTGATCCCCAGTCCCACAAAGTCCAGCTGGACCATCCTGACGAAAAGCTTTCTAGCAATTGTTGAGCATCTGGAACAAGGCAAAGGGCAAGGAGAGAGATGCGTTGCTCTGGGGTGACGAGGTATTTTCCTCGACTGCCACGCCCCTGTCTCGGCATCTGCTGAACCTCGTGTTAGGTTGAATACCTCGTTGTAGCTGTGGATGATAATGAGCGGAAAGTGCGGCTGTCACTCTGCCAGGCGGAAATCCTCAAATCGCTTGCGAGAGATGAAGAGCTTGCGAAAGGGGACGACTCGTGAGCCCACCGTAACCttctggcttcttctgaGCGCGGAAGATAACTGACCGTCATTCCGTCGCTATCAGGGCGGAACCACTCCCAAAATTTCATCCGGAGTTTGGACGCTTCATGCTCGAGGCAACACCAGGAAAGCCCTGGGGTATAGGATTTAAAGACCTCCTGAAAGTGGAATCAGACATGAAGCGGAGGTATGGATAACGTCTTGTCAAACCCAATGAACGAACACCGATACTTACGCTACCCATCAGACGAGTGATCGCAAAGAACCACATGGCTCCAAACGAGTACCCTATTACCCTTACAACATTCCCACGACTGGGAACGAAGGATGATTTTTACACGCCCAACTACCCGCTGTCTGGGGCCGCATTGCGCTCGCAGTTCGTTCCGGATGAGATCGCAAATCCACATATTCGCTTCCCTACCTTGGCGGCCAATATCAGACAAAGAAGAGGTCGAAAGGTGGAATTAAACGTCCCTATCTTTCGGGATACCAATACTCCCTGGCCGTTCAATGATCCTACAGTCAACTATGACCTCCACACTTGGCCAGAAGACAGCGATGTCCGGAACGGGGCCGTGAAGAAGGGCCATGTCTACATGGATGCAATGGCTTTTGGAATGGGAAGCTGCTGTTTGCAGATTACCTTCCAGTGCATGAATATTAATGAGGGGAGGAAGCTCTACGATCAATTGAGCCCATTGGGGCCTATTCTGCTTGCGCTGACGGCGGCAACTCCGATTTACAAGGGCTTCCTTGTCGACACTGACGTTAGATGGAATCAAATTAGCGGAGCTGTGGATTGCAGGACAGCAGAGGAGCTAGGAGAAAAGGTGAGGACCTTTTGAGCTGCTCTTGACGGATTCTTACTGACGTTCATCCAGCCCCTGAAAAGCGACAGATGGAGAATCCCAAAATCTCGCTATAGCTCCAATTCGACCTATATCTCTCAAGATCCGAGGTTACGCCCAGAGTACATGGACCCTGACCTCGTTATAGATGAAGACATCAAAAAGCGATTGATGGATGGCGGAATGGATGGCCTTTTGGCAACCCATTTCGCCCACTTGTTTATCCGCGATCCAATTGTTGTATTTGCAGAAGACTTGGAAGAACTCGACCTCAACAAGACCGATCACTTTGAGAATCTCCAGTCTACCAATTGGCAGCACATTAGATTCAAGCCGCCGCCGGCTGAAAACGACATCGGCTGGCGGGTCGAGTTCCGACCCATGGAGATTCAGATCACTGATTTTGAAAATGCCGCGTTCAGCATATTTATGGTACTGATTACTCGGGCGATTCTAAGCTTCGATCTGAACTTCTATATCCCGATTGCCCGGACGACTGAGAACATGGAGACGGCTCATGCCCGCAACGCCGTCCTTGAGAAGAAATTTTACTTCCGGAAAGACCCTTTCCCGCACCGTCTTCCTCGCCAGACCGCCAGCAGCTCGCCTTCCAGCTCTCGCTCCCCATCCGCGCCTCCATCCCCGTGCCTTTTACCAGTGGAATCCGAGTACGAGTTAATGACCGTCGCCGACATCATCAACGGCTCACCATCTGGGGAATTCCCCGGTCTGATTCCAATTGTCGAATCGTACCTCAACAGCATCAACATCGATGTTGAGACTCGATGTGCTCTTGCAAACTACCTCAACTTAATCCGCTATCGGGCAGACGGTAGGCTATTGACAAATGCGAAGTGGATCAGAGAGTTTGTCGCAAAGCATCCCGATTACCAACAAGATAGCGTCGTTTCAGAGAAGATTTGTTACGACCTTGTCAAAGCAGTGGAAAAGATCACAGAGAAGGAAGGGAAGGGCGGAAGCATTGGCTGGGAGATGTTGTATACAAGTTTGGCCAAGAGTGAAGAGCCGGAAGGACAGTGATTGGACTGTATATTCCTTgtgaaatttttttttttttttttcgagtGAATATCTTTCGTGTGTGCTTGGTTTTCATACTGGATATAGACACTGATGAGCGAGCTGGATTTTGATcattatttttattttaatttttttctttttttaatctgGTTGGCCACGCTCATAGACAAATACTGGGTTTGGCATGAGAATATACAATGCATCTAGATTTGATTGTGGGTGGTTGGGGATATCTACCTTGTCTATGACTGGCCGTCTACACGGGCTTTTGAATTTCCACTTGATCTTTCTTGATCAGACcctgaagaaagaaagataaaataaTAGAGTCCCATCTCTATGAAGCAAAACACTATTCCCCTGTTGCCTTTTGCAAATCTCCAGACTGGTCGATGGTTATGGACACACTTAACACTTAACGACATAGTAACGACATAGTTATAATCATGGCCGCCCACTTGACCATTGAGCTCCTCTTGGAAGATAAGCCACCAGGTTGGCCTTGTCCATGGGGGTACAGGCCAACTTTGTTCAATACAGAGTACACTGAAGAGAGTTTTCTGCAGCCAGGCAAGCACAATGACATGACTTATCTGCAGCAATATTCGAAGTTGTTTGCATCCATAAGGATGGTAACGAAAGGAGCACAGGTGATCCTTTGACTACCTTGGCTGCATGAGACAGGGACAAATTTGCCTAGGTAAGAGAGATGTCGCTTGTCCATCACACTCTCCACGCACCCCAGTTTCATAATAATTGATTGACCGCAACACTTGCCAAGGGACAATGCAGCCGGGTATGTGTCTTGATGGTGATGGACCACTGTATCCTTCTCAGTGTTGCAAGGGCTCTGTTCAGCACCGATATCATCGGTCCGTGATCCCTACCCATTTATCGGTTAGGGAAGCTGACAGTAACTATTATCAGAGAGTTAGGCCTCTGTCATCAAATTAAGCGAGCATCCTTAAAAGGAGCGATATACAATTGGGGACAGCAAGGGGAGAAAAAACCACACCACCCAACCCCGTGACATCGATGATGTGCAGCAATGAATCCTCCGATCTGCAATGCGGATGACGACGATTTTGCGTCCTGCTTTTTTTGACACTTCACGATGATCTCGATGAATCCCGCGTTCCCACCATTCAAACATGTGGAGCCGAGATTCAATCCCCGACAATGCGAAGATCGATGTGATCTGAGTCATGGAGATGAGCAGAATTCGCCGTGCAGTTAGTAATGCAAGTACCCTGAATAAACGGGCCCTCGATGAAATCATCACATGAATTGATTTCCCTTCCCACACCTGGTCCGTCTTTGTTCTTGAAAAACACCGAGATCCTCCCACGCAGCAGGAGGACCCAGGAGAACCTTGACGGGGGGACCCGACGACCTGGAAAGACATATGTAGTACGCAGACTGGCTGCTAATTAATTAAGCTCCCCGGAAGAGTCTGAGCTTTCATGGAAGGCCCTGGATAAATACGTATTTGGTACTCTGTGTGGAGGATATGGTTACATACAAAGTTCAGCTGCCGGGCCAGGATAGATCGCATCCTTGCACGATATCACCCAGTACGAACTCTACTTATTATTTCCGGGACGTTTTACGGAGGAAGTCGGTCTAAGACATTTCCCTGAATGCAGTGGAAGGCAAGGATCCCAGGACTCAAGTTTCGTATTTTGGATGGGGTTCTCTTTTTGCTGGATGCCAAGGGCCAACAGCCGGAGCGCATGCAGAAGATATGAGACAGTGAAACCAATAAATGCTGCAGGCGACCATCGGATACAACCATGGCGAGACAGGCAGAGTGGAACGTTACCAAGCTCCTTCTCACCTTGTACAGGGACTTGGGGCCTGGGTCTACTGCAGCTGCTATTGCCTTGTATGTTTTGACAAGGGTTAGCAAAGATGAACGTAGCATTTCTTTTTGACTGCGAAATGCCCTTTTTGACGGCTAACCGAGTCGCAGTGGTTGCCCCTTTTTATGCCCGATTTGCGCTACTAGCAAGTATGTGTGATGGGCGGTATCCGGATGTCTGTGGACTGCACTGGGAGAGGCCTTGGAAGCCTGGAGGTGGTAGTACAGAGGAAGGTTTCATACGTGCATGCAGAGGAGGGAACGCACGTTGTGTACCTGTCGTGTGGGTATCGGTGAACTTGTCCCTCGTTCAACAAACGGTGTTTGCTGGAACCGAGCCGGTTGCAGCAGGAGATTTCACAGGTTCACGGAGGAGATAAATACATTGACGAATTGAGCTGGGTGACCTGGCGATTGGCTCTCATTCGGGAGCCATCATGCAGAGTACACAAGCCGTTTCCGGAGACCAGACGCAGGAAAAAAGATAGGGGATCGTTA is a genomic window of Coccidioides posadasii str. Silveira chromosome 3, complete sequence containing:
- the GCS1_1 gene encoding Zn finger-containing GTPase- Activating Protein for ARF (EggNog:ENOG410PFP6~COG:H~TransMembrane:1 (o453-475i)~BUSCO:2996at33183), with protein sequence MGLLALGTPLPWPEAKKRATQVRRWGIEQLLSIWNKAKGKERDALLWGDEVEYLVVAVDDNERKVRLSLCQAEILKSLARDEELAKGDDSAEPLPKFHPEFGRFMLEATPGKPWGIGFKDLLKVESDMKRRRVIAKNHMAPNEYPITLTTFPRLGTKDDFYTPNYPLSGAALRSQFVPDEIANPHIRFPTLAANIRQRRGRKVELNVPIFRDTNTPWPFNDPTVNYDLHTWPEDSDVRNGAVKKGHVYMDAMAFGMGSCCLQITFQCMNINEGRKLYDQLSPLGPILLALTAATPIYKGFLVDTDVRWNQISGAVDCRTAEELGEKPLKSDRWRIPKSRYSSNSTYISQDPRLRPEYMDPDLVIDEDIKKRLMDGGMDGLLATHFAHLFIRDPIVVFAEDLEELDLNKTDHFENLQSTNWQHIRFKPPPAENDIGWRVEFRPMEIQITDFENAAFSIFMVLITRAILSFDLNFYIPIARTTENMETAHARNAVLEKKFYFRKDPFPHRLPRQTASSSPSSSRSPSAPPSPCLLPVESEYELMTVADIINGSPSGEFPGLIPIVESYLNSINIDVETRCALANYLNLIRYRADGRLLTNAKWIREFVAKHPDYQQDSVVSEKICYDLVKAVEKITEKEGKGGSIGWEMLYTSLAKSEEPEGQ